The Tenacibaculum jejuense genome includes a window with the following:
- a CDS encoding SDR family NAD(P)-dependent oxidoreductase, whose product MKTILVVGGSKGIGNAIVTSLQETHKVINFSRTEVASHANVTHYSIDILEDELPELSEDINGLVFCPGSINLKPIGRLKLDDFRSDFEINVIGAVKVIQKYINSLKNNNGSVVLFSTVATKLGMPFHASVAASKSAVEGLTKSLAGEFATKVRFNCIAPTVTDTSLAEKLLRNDKQRENMEMRHPLKKFLKAEEVASLANYLLSDHASAISGQVFPIDAGIVSLKL is encoded by the coding sequence ATGAAAACAATTTTAGTTGTAGGAGGAAGTAAAGGAATTGGTAATGCAATAGTAACTTCTTTACAAGAAACACATAAAGTAATTAATTTTAGTAGAACAGAAGTTGCAAGTCATGCAAATGTAACACACTATTCAATTGATATTTTAGAAGACGAATTACCTGAACTTTCTGAAGACATAAATGGTTTGGTTTTTTGCCCGGGAAGCATTAACTTAAAACCGATAGGAAGACTAAAGTTAGATGATTTTAGAAGTGATTTTGAAATCAATGTAATTGGAGCTGTTAAAGTGATTCAAAAGTATATTAACTCACTTAAAAATAATAACGGAAGCGTAGTTTTATTTAGTACTGTTGCTACCAAATTAGGAATGCCTTTCCATGCAAGTGTTGCAGCTAGTAAATCTGCTGTTGAAGGTTTAACAAAATCTTTAGCCGGTGAATTTGCTACTAAAGTTAGATTTAATTGTATTGCTCCAACTGTAACAGATACATCTTTAGCAGAAAAGTTATTACGTAATGATAAACAGCGTGAAAATATGGAAATGAGACATCCGCTAAAGAAATTCTTAAAAGCAGAAGAAGTAGCAAGCTTAGCAAATTATTTGTTATCAGATCATGCTTCTGCAATTTCTGGTCAAGTTTTCCCTATCGATGCAGGAATAGTCAGTTTAAAATTATAA
- a CDS encoding phage repressor protein, with the protein MNWKIQKLLNGETIISKEPGNSMLPILKSRQPVVLKPVQWQNCEEGDIVFCKVRGNCFTHLVKGKNEKRGLLIGNNRGHLNGWTKNVYGIVTEILPSK; encoded by the coding sequence ATGAATTGGAAAATTCAAAAGCTATTGAATGGAGAAACAATTATCTCTAAAGAACCAGGAAACTCAATGTTACCCATTTTAAAATCAAGACAACCCGTTGTTTTAAAGCCAGTACAATGGCAAAATTGTGAAGAAGGTGATATAGTTTTCTGTAAAGTACGAGGAAATTGTTTTACGCATTTAGTAAAAGGTAAAAATGAAAAACGAGGATTACTAATAGGTAATAATCGTGGACATCTTAACGGATGGACGAAAAATGTGTATGGTATAGTAACAGAAATCTTGCCATCTAAGTAG
- a CDS encoding WG repeat-containing protein: protein MGDNILNQHEQLIPYRKGDKYGFCDRNKNIIIKPQYDRAGLFGNGYSIVTINGNRGIINTSGDIIIPFDPFYKSSITTNLFKISKEYEGEIVWGIVNLNREVILPLKYDDIIYRYGNFELEDLQGKKGIANLNGKIIIPVDYEYIEYKKENLYVVYKGRKKGLFTIKGKQLTDFEYKRVKDFSDGLAQVEKNTSDDENSLYGYIDTTGKVIGKIEYEDNSSFYGGFGVVKQNGKYGLIDKQGNIKIETKYDDLEGVYNDVALFQSNGFWGIVSVDGKEILEAQYEKIYFLHKDILVAKHKNKWGLISNKGKKQTEFIFDEIETLASYSFRLYRYDRHNFDKGYLSVSKGSKWGVINAKGEIVIPIHYDRILSFVNDIAVVQKGDKYGLKSVRGLANTEIVYDNINPISSKDHVMIFIFRKDKKLGFLNKKGKEISPAIYDEIEPENNGYYVVTKAGKVGIFNVESGKETTQCIYDRISKAASTASDYISLLEIAQLFHDGKILYIDNNGQEFFE from the coding sequence ATGGGAGACAATATTTTAAATCAACACGAACAATTGATCCCCTATAGAAAAGGAGATAAATATGGTTTTTGTGATAGAAACAAAAATATTATTATTAAACCACAATATGATCGTGCAGGTCTTTTTGGTAATGGATATAGTATAGTTACTATTAATGGAAATCGTGGAATTATAAATACATCAGGAGACATAATAATTCCTTTTGATCCATTTTATAAATCATCAATTACTACTAACTTATTTAAGATAAGTAAAGAATATGAAGGCGAAATAGTATGGGGAATAGTGAATTTAAATAGAGAAGTGATTCTTCCTTTGAAATATGATGATATTATATATAGATATGGAAATTTTGAACTTGAAGATTTACAAGGAAAAAAAGGAATTGCTAATCTCAATGGTAAGATTATTATACCAGTTGATTATGAATATATTGAATATAAGAAAGAAAATTTGTATGTGGTATACAAAGGAAGAAAAAAAGGATTATTTACTATAAAAGGAAAGCAGTTAACAGATTTTGAATATAAAAGAGTAAAAGATTTTAGTGATGGTTTAGCTCAGGTAGAGAAAAATACTTCTGATGATGAAAATAGTCTATATGGTTATATAGATACAACTGGTAAAGTAATTGGAAAAATTGAATATGAAGATAATAGTTCTTTTTATGGAGGGTTTGGTGTTGTAAAACAAAATGGGAAATATGGACTTATTGATAAACAAGGAAATATAAAAATAGAAACAAAGTACGATGATCTTGAAGGGGTTTATAATGATGTTGCTCTTTTCCAGAGTAATGGTTTTTGGGGAATCGTTTCTGTAGATGGAAAAGAAATTTTGGAAGCACAATATGAAAAGATTTATTTTTTACATAAAGATATATTAGTAGCTAAACACAAAAATAAATGGGGACTGATTTCTAATAAAGGTAAAAAACAAACAGAGTTTATTTTTGATGAGATCGAAACGCTAGCTTCGTACAGTTTCCGGTTATATCGTTATGATCGTCATAATTTTGATAAAGGTTACTTATCTGTATCAAAAGGATCAAAATGGGGAGTTATAAATGCAAAAGGGGAAATAGTAATACCTATTCATTATGATCGTATTCTCAGTTTTGTAAATGATATAGCTGTTGTTCAAAAAGGAGATAAGTATGGGCTAAAATCAGTTAGAGGATTAGCAAATACCGAAATAGTTTATGATAACATAAATCCTATTTCTTCAAAAGACCATGTAATGATTTTTATTTTTAGGAAGGATAAAAAACTCGGTTTTCTAAATAAAAAAGGTAAAGAAATTTCACCCGCTATCTATGATGAAATAGAACCCGAAAATAATGGATATTATGTGGTCACTAAAGCAGGAAAAGTTGGAATTTTTAATGTTGAATCTGGTAAAGAAACAACACAATGTATTTATGACCGAATAAGTAAAGCAGCTTCTACTGCTTCAGATTATATTTCACTTCTAGAAATAGCTCAGCTTTTCCATGACGGAAAAATACTTTATATTGATAATAATGGACAAGAATTTTTTGAATGA
- a CDS encoding TspO/MBR family protein — protein MQKSYIRFIIFLIVNFLALYVGVLLMNDGPRTDWYQNLNKAPWTPANWVFGAAWTTIMLLFAFYMTKVSYIYESFDKKLIVLYAVQWFLNVIWNLLFFNKHYTVLGLISITLLWLLIGYITFKHIKQLKYYTILIIPYLVWMTIATSLNAYVVFNN, from the coding sequence ATGCAAAAATCATACATCAGATTCATTATTTTTTTAATAGTTAATTTTCTAGCACTTTATGTAGGTGTTTTATTAATGAACGATGGTCCACGAACAGACTGGTATCAAAACTTAAATAAAGCACCATGGACTCCAGCGAATTGGGTTTTTGGTGCAGCTTGGACAACCATAATGTTATTGTTTGCTTTTTATATGACTAAAGTAAGTTACATTTATGAAAGTTTTGACAAGAAATTGATCGTTTTATACGCTGTTCAATGGTTTCTAAACGTAATATGGAATTTACTTTTTTTCAATAAACATTACACCGTATTAGGTTTAATAAGTATCACTTTATTGTGGCTTTTGATTGGTTACATCACTTTTAAGCATATAAAACAGTTAAAATATTATACGATTTTAATTATACCGTATTTAGTTTGGATGACTATTGCTACAAGTCTTAACGCTTATGTGGTTTTTAATAATTAA
- a CDS encoding helix-turn-helix transcriptional regulator: MASNKNALIRYKTIDQCLRNTMRKWTLNDLIDACSDALYEYEGKDVYVSKRTVQLDIQMMRSDKLGYNAPIEVYQRKYYRYAEEGYSIMNIPVTENDVKVMNNAIQVLRQFKDFSLFREMDGVLQRLEDSVYSSQENNRAIIHLDKNEQLKGLQLIDPLYSAIQKKKVLEITYKSFKARQENILTVHPQLLKEFNNRWFLIVYHKTDFMNLALDRIIKIEEKDELEYIDKAVNGDEYFKNVIGVTVSNSRPKRIEFWIEKRLAPYVITKPFHHTQRLIKETEDGFIFNILVQINFELERVILGYGESIKVLKPEKLRDKISKQLGRAYNNYKSVNSDD; the protein is encoded by the coding sequence ATGGCATCAAATAAAAATGCTCTTATTCGATATAAAACTATAGATCAATGTTTACGAAATACCATGCGTAAATGGACTTTAAATGATCTGATTGATGCTTGTTCTGATGCTTTATATGAGTATGAAGGTAAAGATGTTTATGTAAGTAAAAGAACTGTTCAGCTCGATATTCAAATGATGCGTAGTGATAAATTGGGTTACAATGCTCCAATAGAAGTTTATCAACGAAAATATTATCGTTATGCAGAAGAAGGTTATTCTATTATGAATATTCCTGTCACTGAAAATGATGTAAAAGTAATGAACAATGCGATTCAGGTTTTACGTCAATTTAAAGATTTTTCTCTGTTTAGAGAAATGGATGGAGTTTTACAACGTTTAGAAGATTCTGTATACTCTTCACAAGAAAATAATCGTGCTATTATTCATTTAGATAAAAATGAACAATTAAAAGGTTTGCAACTTATAGATCCATTATACAGTGCAATTCAAAAGAAGAAAGTTTTAGAAATCACATATAAGTCATTTAAAGCTAGACAAGAAAATATTCTTACTGTTCATCCGCAGCTTTTAAAAGAGTTTAATAATCGATGGTTTTTAATAGTGTATCATAAAACTGATTTTATGAATTTAGCTCTTGATCGTATTATAAAAATTGAAGAGAAAGATGAACTTGAATACATAGATAAAGCTGTTAATGGTGATGAATATTTTAAAAATGTAATTGGCGTTACTGTTTCTAATTCTAGACCAAAACGTATCGAATTTTGGATTGAAAAACGCTTAGCTCCTTACGTAATTACCAAACCTTTTCACCATACTCAACGTTTAATCAAAGAAACTGAAGATGGTTTCATATTTAATATTTTAGTTCAAATAAACTTTGAATTAGAACGTGTAATTTTAGGTTATGGAGAATCTATTAAAGTACTAAAACCAGAAAAATTAAGAGACAAAATTAGTAAACAATTAGGGCGAGCTTACAATAATTATAAATCGGTTAATTCGGATGATTAA
- a CDS encoding HD domain-containing protein: MKKLTLKERFTQLLSLYSQDNELISSLWNELEKHYKEKHRTYHNLKHLEEIFSYFDRYKDELKDSNLVSFSIFYHDVVYNIWKKDNEEKSADFAVDRLRKLLSKDDLNIIFNQIIATKTHEGSDNDTRFLIDFDLAILGQSSEIYQQYAKLIRKEYKLVPDILYKNGRKKVLHHFIDKPFIYKTNTFTDRYEKQAKFNLKTELNTL; encoded by the coding sequence TTGAAAAAATTGACTTTAAAAGAACGTTTTACCCAACTGTTATCACTTTATTCTCAAGATAATGAACTCATTTCTTCATTATGGAATGAGCTTGAAAAACACTACAAAGAAAAGCATCGCACCTATCATAATTTAAAGCATTTAGAGGAAATCTTCTCTTATTTTGATCGTTATAAAGATGAATTAAAAGATTCGAATTTAGTTTCTTTTTCTATCTTTTATCATGATGTAGTTTATAATATCTGGAAAAAAGATAACGAAGAAAAAAGTGCTGATTTTGCTGTAGATCGACTTCGAAAACTACTTTCAAAAGATGATTTAAACATCATTTTTAATCAAATTATAGCCACTAAAACTCATGAAGGTTCAGATAATGATACTCGTTTTTTAATCGATTTTGATTTAGCTATTTTAGGTCAATCTTCAGAAATATATCAGCAATATGCTAAACTTATTCGTAAAGAATATAAACTCGTTCCAGATATTTTATATAAAAATGGAAGAAAAAAAGTATTGCATCATTTTATAGATAAACCTTTCATTTACAAGACCAATACTTTTACTGATCGTTATGAAAAACAGGCGAAATTCAATTTAAAAACAGAATTAAACACATTATAA
- a CDS encoding CIA30 family protein codes for MKYLAFIIMLFAFQDTITVVDFSQSSDISSWKTTSDDVMGGISTSSIALNENGKGVFSGHVSTENNGGFAMVKSTVVVALHENSKKVILRLKGDGKAYQFRVKSSPTDRHWYTQNFTTSGDWETIEIDLNSLYPIFRGNRLRRQNFNHTEIKEIAFLVANKKDEDFKLIIDSIKIN; via the coding sequence ATGAAATATTTAGCCTTTATCATTATGTTGTTTGCTTTCCAAGATACTATAACCGTTGTAGATTTTTCTCAATCTTCTGATATTAGTAGTTGGAAAACAACCAGTGATGATGTTATGGGAGGAATTTCAACTTCTTCTATAGCGTTAAATGAAAATGGTAAAGGCGTATTTTCTGGTCATGTTTCTACAGAAAATAACGGTGGTTTTGCGATGGTCAAAAGTACGGTAGTTGTAGCTTTACATGAAAACTCAAAAAAAGTTATTCTTCGTTTAAAAGGAGACGGAAAAGCATATCAATTTAGAGTAAAATCAAGTCCAACAGATCGACACTGGTATACTCAAAATTTTACAACTTCTGGTGATTGGGAAACTATAGAAATTGATTTAAATAGTTTGTATCCAATTTTCAGAGGTAACAGATTACGCAGACAAAATTTTAATCATACAGAAATTAAAGAAATTGCTTTTTTAGTTGCTAATAAAAAAGATGAAGATTTTAAGCTAATAATCGATTCTATCAAAATCAACTAA
- a CDS encoding RtcB family protein, whose translation MKITGKTLIEMGFKSGKWFPEALEYVNSKDLSNEEIMEYLEQYRPGPEIPLLENHANFSINIKAENNLETENVAKVIDTMEVLMKTPTLVDGAIMPDACPTGPSGNIPVGGVAVAKNAIHPGMHSADICCSVMLTDFGNANPKDVLDAAHSVTHFGFGGRSREDQFRFPSDLLKEIENNVFLNDQKSISAARSHLGTQGDGNHFLFVGKSKKTDNTMLVTHHGSRGFGANLYTKGMKVAERFRKEISPQTLKQNAWIPYETEEGKAYWEALQIIRKWTKKNHEVLHDATLNKLGVEKENRFWNEHNFVFKDGDLFYHAKGATPLDPKFMPDITGPRLIPLNMSEPVLIVEGKTTNTNLGFAPHGAGRNISRTQHRKSKTGTFQEIFEQETKGLDVRFFSDEIDITELPSAYKNAETVRNQMEEFGLGEVIDEVMPYGCIMAGDWEKNAPWKRRRKRNTRK comes from the coding sequence ATGAAAATTACAGGAAAAACATTAATTGAAATGGGATTTAAATCTGGAAAATGGTTTCCGGAAGCTTTAGAGTATGTTAATTCTAAAGATTTAAGTAATGAGGAAATTATGGAGTATTTAGAACAGTATAGACCAGGCCCAGAAATTCCATTATTAGAAAATCATGCAAACTTTAGTATAAACATTAAAGCTGAAAATAATTTAGAAACCGAGAATGTAGCTAAGGTAATTGATACTATGGAAGTTCTAATGAAAACTCCAACATTAGTTGATGGAGCCATTATGCCAGATGCTTGTCCAACAGGACCATCAGGAAATATTCCAGTTGGCGGTGTTGCTGTTGCAAAAAATGCAATTCATCCTGGAATGCATAGCGCAGATATTTGTTGTTCAGTAATGTTAACAGATTTTGGTAATGCTAATCCTAAAGATGTTTTAGATGCTGCGCATAGTGTAACTCATTTTGGTTTTGGAGGACGTTCTAGAGAAGATCAGTTTAGATTTCCTTCTGATTTATTAAAAGAGATTGAAAATAATGTATTCTTAAATGATCAAAAAAGTATTTCAGCTGCTCGTTCTCATCTAGGAACTCAAGGTGATGGTAATCATTTTTTATTTGTAGGAAAATCTAAAAAAACAGATAATACCATGTTAGTTACGCATCATGGTAGTAGGGGATTTGGTGCTAATTTATATACTAAAGGAATGAAAGTTGCCGAACGATTTAGAAAAGAAATATCACCTCAAACTTTAAAACAAAATGCTTGGATTCCGTATGAAACAGAAGAAGGTAAAGCTTACTGGGAAGCTTTACAAATTATAAGAAAATGGACAAAAAAGAATCATGAGGTTTTGCACGATGCAACTTTAAATAAGTTAGGTGTTGAAAAGGAAAATAGATTCTGGAACGAACATAATTTTGTTTTTAAAGATGGAGATTTATTTTACCATGCTAAAGGAGCAACACCATTAGATCCTAAATTTATGCCAGATATTACTGGTCCAAGATTAATTCCTTTAAATATGAGCGAGCCTGTTTTAATTGTTGAAGGGAAAACAACAAATACAAATTTAGGTTTTGCTCCGCATGGAGCAGGTAGAAATATCAGTAGAACGCAACATAGGAAAAGTAAGACAGGAACTTTTCAAGAAATCTTTGAACAGGAAACTAAAGGTTTAGATGTACGTTTCTTTTCTGATGAAATTGATATTACTGAGTTACCATCTGCTTATAAAAATGCAGAAACTGTAAGAAATCAAATGGAAGAGTTTGGATTAGGTGAAGTTATTGATGAAGTAATGCCTTACGGTTGTATTATGGCAGGAGATTGGGAAAAAAATGCTCCTTGGAA
- a CDS encoding TIGR03643 family protein, translated as MTDRQIDRIIEMAWEDRTTFDAIQFQFGLKEQEVIDLMRREMKPSSFRMWRKRVQGRATKHQAKRPFDKGRFKCTRQRNISNNKVSKR; from the coding sequence ATGACGGATAGACAAATTGATAGAATTATAGAAATGGCTTGGGAAGATCGTACAACTTTCGATGCTATTCAATTTCAATTCGGATTAAAAGAACAAGAAGTAATAGATTTAATGCGAAGAGAAATGAAGCCTTCTAGCTTTAGAATGTGGAGAAAAAGAGTGCAGGGTAGAGCTACTAAACATCAAGCAAAAAGGCCTTTTGATAAAGGAAGGTTTAAATGTACAAGACAAAGAAATATATCAAATAATAAAGTATCTAAAAGATAA